A window of Nicotiana sylvestris chromosome 8, ASM39365v2, whole genome shotgun sequence genomic DNA:
GACTAGACCTAGGATCCTCACCTCATTATTTGAGGCATCGGCTTCTGGAGTAGGATGCAGCCAactctccaagctcccattgggCATGTACTCATACACCAAAGCTTTAAACGGATTACCTTCAAAATCACAAGTTGAACAGGCAGTATAAATCTTTACAAGATTTCGATGCCTAATGTTTCTCAGGGCCTCACACTCAGCTACGAAGCTCTTAAAAGCCCCTTGTTGGTCAATGTTTATCACTTTCACCGCAACCAATCTTTCACCAGGATCAAGTACCCCTTTGTAAACAGAACAAAAGCTACCATTCCCAATCAAATTAGCAGAAGAGAATCCATTTGTTGCTCTATATAAGCTCTCATAAGTAACCCTCAAAAGAAAACCTCCTGTAGGTGAAGATGTTAAAGACGACTCTTTCCTTGCCTTTCTTAACCGAAAGATTATGACTAAAGACATTATCAAGACCAGTGCTAGAAGACCAGAAAGAAGAGGGATCATTAGCTTAATACTGCTTGATTTATCTCTTCCCTTAGATTCAGTGTTTGGACATGTTGGCAACTTCAGTTCTGGTATACCTCCACAAAGATTCTTATTCCCAAATATGGAGATTGCAGTTGCATTACTGAAAACCCCTTCAGTCGGCAACTGACCCTCGAACTGGTTGAAAGACAAATTCAAGTTTTTTAGAGAAATCTGCTGCAGAAATCTTGGAATTTGGCCGGAGAAATTGTTGCGAGAAAGATCCAACTTCTCAAGACCTCTCAAAGAACTAAGAGACGAAGGAATTGTACCTTCAAAGAAGTTGCCACCTAAAATAAGGCTCTCCAAAGTTATACACCTACCTATGCTACTAGGAATTTTCCCCGACAACATGTTATTAGAAACATCCAATTTCCCAAGATTGTTTAGAGCTCCAATTTCCATCGATAGAGGACCAGACAATCGATTGTCAGAAAGATTAAGAGAAACTGTTAAGGACGACAAACTCATAACTCCATTTGGTATTATACCACTTAGATGATTCTGAGAAAGGTCTAAATCTTGCAAGTATTGAAAGTTACCAAAACTAAGGGGAATGTTACCAGTTAACTCATTCTTTTCAAGATGAAGTGAATATAATCGACTCATGTTAGATATAGAAGATGGAATACTTCCCGAAAGCTTGTTTTCAGATAAGTCAACTAACTGAAGCATACGAAGATCGCCAACAACTTCAGGAATGCTACCAGAAAAATTATTCTTTTGCAATTGCAATTCAGTCAAGTTAACAAGATTTCCTATTCCTGAATGAATACTTCCAAATAGTTGATTACCTCCCAATCTTAGTGACAGAAGATTTGTCGATAAATTTGCAATAGAATCAGGTAGCACACCTCCAAATTGGCAATCACTCAAATCCAGTACTTTCAAGTTTCTACATCTACTCAAAGAATTGAAAAAACTCAAATCATCAACTTTTCCATTTCCAATGGAATTTGAAGCAAGAATCAGCCACCAAAGATTCGACAAGCCCCCAAAGTCAATCGAAACTTTACCAGTGAAATTGCTGCCATTTGCATCAAGTTCAACAAGATTTGAAGCATTAGATAATGACTTAGGAAAGTGTCCAGTAAACCAATTATGACCAATATTTAGAACTTTTAAATTGGGAAGACTAAAACCCAAGTCTGATAGCAAAGTTCCATACAACTGATTATATGGAACTGTGAATATTTCAAGAGATGAAAGATTGAAAATCGCAGCAGGCACCAAACCAGATAGCTTATTTATACCcaaaccaagaaaattcaaaCTCTTCAATTGGCCAAGAGAACTAGGAATAGTTCCATCAAAATTGTTAGCTGCTAAAGAAAGGGATTTGATTGAGGAAAGATTACCTAAAGTTTCTGGGATGAGTCCACTGAGGTTGTTGTAATGAACTTGGAATCTTTCAAGCTTTTGCAATGAACCAAACTGAAATGGAATATTTCCAATCAATTGGTTCCAACCAAAACGAAGCATAACAAGATTCGAACaatgagaaagattcatcggtATCTCTCCAGAAAATGAGTTATTAGTCAAATTAAGATGCTGAAGCCTGAACAAACCTCCAACCTGTGGTGGGATTTTTCCATGGAAATTGTTGAGCTCAAGATTAAGACCAGTGAGAAATGTAAGATTTCCTATATAAGGTGACAATGTACCTACTAAGTCAAGTGATGTCAAGTTAAGTTTAGTGACTCTTTTGTGAAGATGGCCACAAGTGATACCTGTCCAGCTACAGAAATGGACTGAATCATTCCATGTGGTCAAAATACCATAAGGGTCATTAGTTATCTCTGCTTTAATGGCAAGTAAGGCTTGAAAATCAGTTTCATTACCACTATGAAACTTCAAGGCAAAAGTGAACAAGCATGGTAAGAGAGTTAGATAGAAAACAAAAGAACAGAATGGCATTGGAATCTTGAATTGGAGAGAAGACACCATAGTTTCTAGCAGAAAAAACAGTTGTACAGACAATGCACTCAAGAATGAGGTAGCTAGCTGGTTTTTATTCTGTGCTTTTTTGGAGGGAATATCATGTGAaagttcctttttttttctttttatcccTTTTCCTTAGTTATTTACTTAGCATTAATTATAaatatcttttctttttcattcttggaCTGATAACAGAGAAAGATAATCCTTTCTACAAAAGGGTCCGGGAAGGACCGGACAACAAGGATCTATGCCCGCAGTCTTACCTTACATTCATGTAAGaagttgtttccacggctcgaacccgtaatCTTCTGATCATATGACAGTAATTTTACAGTTTACGCCAAAACTCCCCTTCTAATCCTTTCGCATTAATATGCATTCTGGCTTAGCCATGATGCATTGGAAGTTTACATGCGTTTGTGCAAACAGAAAGTCAATGAAAATGGTCCTTTTTTCCTAATTTGAGTGCAGCAATTGCTGACCATTTCTAAATTCTGTTAAATTCTGTCCTCTCAAGTTATTGGTCAAAGTATTTCTATTATATGGCATACAAAGAGGACACATTGCACCATTCCATTTGAGATTATAGAGACAAGGAAGTTGCATTTTTTCTTTTCCTAGTATTCTACTTTCTCCTCTAGACATGAACTTATTTCCATAATAGTGTACCCCTAGTTGACCTGAAAAGCAAGCAACTTTGAGGTTAAAGGCTCATAGTAGCCTATATTATGCGTTGTAGATGCTATTTATACTCTAAGTTAACCATATTTTAGTGATGTTTTAAGTGCTAAATGATAATAAAATGCTCTAATTGAGGTTTTTATGCTTTGCAGGAGCTACTCCGAGTTAGTAGGAGGATATAGAGTATTTTGGGGTCAAATATGTAGATACAAGACCAATCGAGAAGAGCCCGGATGAAAACGAGCAAGATAAGGCGAAGAAAAATCTGGGCAATAGTCCATCGCGACCGCGGTAGGCCGCGGCTGGAACGCGATGGAAAAAGGCGCAAAACAGAATAGTCTAAGACCGCGGTTGGCCCGCGACCGCGGTCGATCTGGAGAAGGCCGAGAAAGTCCAAGGGATAAAGTGTAAAGCGTGGAAACTTATCATATAAGCTCAACAAACTCGCCCAAGTAAAAAAAAAAGCTTGTTTTTAGATTCGACATAAGGAGGCAAGAACATATTGGGAgtaaggcggagaattcttccatgagtttttcacttccttctttctatttccattattggttatgaattctggTATTGTatttttgcatactattatgaacaACTAATTCGttttctagggttttgatggaaccttttgtaggataaatacttgttatgtttttatacaattgagccgttggattgctctacttgttcaactacgtgtttgtagctgttgattgaatgaccatcaattgaattgactgtgcctatttagtgtgtactgCTCGAgagagagagtacatatttaggtagttgttgaacaacgtcactcctaacgtatgtgagaaatcaatacagcaggtttaaaggcaggtttagaaataacaaaaccTTGACGTGatcataatgagcggttagataaagccaactagcatagttcgagagaatatgtctagtaaattgttgtagttgctcgagagaattacggcacctaaaatgctcacgatcagtagagaatacattggcaaaattgtagggaacatagctagaaggatttcgacaattgggaaaatcataactctaaacctccttaatttagtctccaaccctttgtctcgttagttgataattttaccgttttctagtatttgctagttaattagttagaaatataaatctcaatctttataatttagaaaattgttcaaacttgtctttttagtgatattaaacagatatagctaagccttagttctctgtgggattcgacttcggacttttagaccgaattatatttgcagtgaccgcttatcctttttaggactagagttgggcgtgaccAAAAGCCTCTAGAAAGGTCAAGCCTATTAGAGGTATGCTAATAGGAGTGTCAAATGGGCGGGTTGGGCTAATTTTGAGCGGGTCAAAATGGACCGAATCAAGAAATGGGCGGATCATTGACCCACCCAAAAGTTACTTGGGCTGAGTCAAGATGAGCTAAAATTTGGATCATAGCTCAACCCGCCCAACTATTACCAAGCTTTAATTAatgtttatttttttcttataaattatttaattatcaaataattttttttgttgtgaTCGTATATAACATATCAAACAAAAAAGAATTATTTTTAAGATATTTTAGCAAAATTAGACATGGATCAATCTGGACTAAAAATCAACCCAACTTTAGATGGATTGAGATGGACTGAGTTCAATAAATGGGCGGGTCAATGATCAACCCAACCTTGAGCGATTTGGGCAGATTAAATGGGTTTGGACTCAAATTGTCACCCATGTATGCTAGTATATATGACTAATAAAAAGGGTAATTTGAGTAAAGAATTGTgtaaaaacaagagaaaaacaagtaattGTAATAGTGAGATGGATTTTGTGAACTAAAATAAGGTTTAGACTCACATCAAATGGCAAGAAAGACTAAATATCTCTCTCCTTTCCTCTGCTCCCTGTTGTCACTTCTCTTTCATGATTTAGCTGTTTAGGTTgctttattttatctttttagaGATTTTGATCTAGTTATAGTTTAAACATGTTAAGGAAGCcgggccggggggggggggggagaaggAAGGTAAAAgggaaaacaagaaattaaagCCAAAGATAACAAAATAAACATGGAATTAAGTTACAGCCTGATGGTTGCAACCTTTACTTTAGCATTCCAATCCTATCAAAgaacttttctgatttttcaacTCTCTCTTATACAATTAGGGAGAAAATTAGTTGGTAATCAAAATTAGTTACATGGTAGTGACTAGTGAAGTTAGTTGATACTATGGATGTATATGTAACCcatttataacaaacaatttAAAAAAAGGCAAAGAATTGAAATCTGATCAAGAATCTAATTCTTTTTTGTCCTCTTTCCCTCTGATTCTCTCTCAAATTGAAGTGTCAATTTGTGTATTAAACTTTTGTGACTGATCCACTGGCTCCATTGGGGGTGCCCTACATAAATAGGTTTACAGAAAGAAACAAATAAGACAGTGAGTAAAACAGTGTTCATTAATTTGTATGTCAGCTCTAGTACAAAggataaagtaaaaaaaagtGAGGAGTAATACGGATGTCTTCGGTATTACggaaatatttttcaagaaaatattattttgaaaaacaagtagtaatcttactcATTTTTTAATGTTTGGTatacaaattaaggaaaataacttctcaCGAGTATTCACACATAATTTTGATACAagaaacatgaagccataaattTTCGAACCAACAACCTTCTGCACCCACAAATTTCATGAATTTCTGGACCGCTAAACTTTTAAACCCGTAAACTCTATAATTTCTAAAtctgcaaattctattttttttttgacaaataagctAGGAGTCGTTGACGTTTTCCCAAAATTTTCTTCAAACCTCTCTGAGATAAAtttcaaacacataaacctctaaACTCATAACTTTAGAACTCGTAAAATTTTGAACCTGCAaactaaaaaatgaaaaaaacagaactgaaaaaaaaatattttttgttggaGGGGTTGGGGTGGCTggatggtgcagaaaaacgaaaaaacaaaaaataaaaaacaaaaaattgaaaatgcgGGAGGGGGGTGTTTTTGCGGGGGGAGGGATTTGCAGGGTGGGTTATGacggaaaagtaaaaaaaaaatcgaaatctgaaaagaaaaaaaaaactttttggagAGAAGGGGCGGGAGAGGTGGGGTAGGGGAGAGAAGGGGGAGCGGGTTGGGGTTAGATGTGAGGGTAGGtggagtttttgaaaaatattttcctaactTTTTCTAGGGAAGtcattttccttcaatttcaGGAAAATGTGAtatcaaggaaaatatttttcaaactattttgtgCAACCAAACAGAGAAAACAAAAATTTTCgccataccaaacacaccctgtATTACCACACCTCTAGACTCTAGTAAGAAACCTTTTTATAACTTGGAAAAGCAAAATGGAGTAATCTTGAATTGTGAAAAATTGGATTTGCTGGCTTCTGGGAATTGTGTAAAATTTATTGAAAGATTAATTCACAGTTACGAAATCTACTTTGTAGGTTTGATATTTTGTAGTATATTTAATTTATGTCTAGTTAAGATTTATGGTCAAAAAATAAATGGAGTGTTGTTAGCTATTTTATATGCGAAGAATAAAGTGCAGGTCTATAGAGATCATTAAGAGATTTATTttttaacaaattattttcttcaaaacttaATGATTTTGATGTGTGAATAAATTAGATCGAGTGTTTATACTAAATTAATGATACAAAACACGTGTCTTTCATATACTTATTTACGAATCACTTAATCATAGTCAAGTGATGTGCATGCTTATTCTAATTTATAATTGTTAAATTTATTAATTTAATGTAGGTATTTGATGCAAATAAGGATTTACTCCAAACGATCTTTCGTTGTTATTTCCTTCACAGTTGTTTGAGAGGATAGTAAGTGTTTTAAAATAAAGACGGTAAAGTAAATAAATCGAATATAAGTATAGAGAGCGATtgatatattattcaacttcaaattgatatacataatgaactgaaaactCCTCTATTTATAAAAGAAAGGAAGCAATTGCGAGGCTTTCGAggaagcagttgcaagacttttcAGAAAGCAGTTGCGATGCTTTTCTCGAGCTATTTGTAAGTTGTCTGCATGAGCTGCTCGCAACCTGCATGTTGCTGCAAACTATAGCATTGAGTTGCTTGCAACCTCTCTACATTAGCTGCTTGTAGATAAACTTCAATAGAGTACTAAACGGATAATCTTCTTCAGAAAGATTCTGTAGCGGAATAATAAAAGGACATTCACAATATAATATTTTCATAACATTCctccttggatgttcattaaaagataatgtgcctcgttaaaatctTACATCCACAATACAATATTTTCATAACATTccctcttggatgttcattaaaaaaTAATGTACCTCATTAAAATCTAACTAGGAAAAACCTAGTgggaaaaatcctagtgaaggaaaagagtacacatatttagtaatacacaTTTctagctgcctcattaaaaacttacaagAAAAATCCTATGGGAAAAAACTTAGTAAGGAAAAAAGGGTACAatgcgtattttactccccctgatgaaaatcttgtttcaaatatttgagtctctaCATTCCAATCTTAcatactgtcacgacccgaaatccactaaaggtcgtgatggtgcctaacaccgctgtcaggaaagccaacagtgaattattaacttaattactcattttaatatctttgaaatcataattttcatCAATTAAATAGTAAGAAGTAGAATTAACCGGGTAAATGATAATGCTTTCACAACTATAATACGGAACAACCCATAAGCACCCCAAAAtacggtgtcacaagtgcatgaacatcaactagaaaatataataaaatacaacCTCTGTCTGGAATACAAATTAGACAGAAGAGTATAAATAAGTCTGATGGAGACTCTGCAGGCTGCGGATCACAACATGAAGTGCAGCTCCCCAAAGTCCCCGCAAAAGCCGCGCCTCCGTGCCCAAAAGACCACCAGACATATATGTACCTACACAAAATGTGCAGCAAGcatagcatgagtacgtaaatcaatgtgtacccagtaagtatctagcctaaccccatagaagtagtgacgaggagtcGACATCGACACTCACTAATGGTCCAATAAGACAATTATAATAAGAAGTAAACGAATATGGGGCAGTGtaataaacaaaataaagaagTATAAGTACGTGGTGCAATCCTTTTCTCAACAATAGACTCAAACTCTCGATTAGCAGTTACCTCCTCCACCAGAGtgcgtgtgtgtgtatatatatatatatatataaaggaccTCACCAAATAGGTCATCATAAATCAAATCAGGAAAATTCCCAGATACACTGGCTTTTTGACAAATGATATGCACGTTTCCATAGAAGTATTTTATAGAAATGCCGAGGAGTACGGCCAATCTCATCATAATCTGGTATataaccatagatacatctattataTATTGCCGAGGCGAacaacccgctcccatgagagtgtggtacataattCTATCaaggcgaacgacccgatcccataagataTGTGCACTTCCGAGGatcgaacggcacgaaccatagatctATCTATCCTGCCGAGCAAACGACccgatcccattagaataagaagTTTTAATGGGTCATTGACCCCACTCACGAATAGGCATGTTAGTTATAAATTCTTAAGAAAAACCTTTCAATGGAAACACATAACGTAGGAGAAATTCGTATAAGGAGTACAATTATTCCATGACTAGTCATGAAACCCATCAAATCTCTACAAAAGCAAGTCTATAAATATTCGCAAGTCCGATCTCAAGTTGTAATACGAAACAAAGAAATTAAACGAGCAACAATAACCACTATAGTACAATTATAGCATGGTGTGAacctaagtctacccggacaaTAGTATGAATGtaactacgtacggactctcgtcatctCGTGTGTACCTAATCCCCCGCAATAAGTAGCACATATCAATTACAACACCTAGAGGATAATTTCCCCCTCACAGAGTTAGACATGAGACCTACCTCGCTTCGAAGTTTCAAAACCGGCTCCAACGccgctctaacacctcaaactgATTACCATCGATCCCAAAACTAGTCAAATAAgatgaaatccaatcaaaatatactctaatacccATAGTTAATCAATTCATAACAATTTCCAACTCTGCTCGAAAAATCGATAAAGTCGCCCtcaggcccacatgcccggatttcaaaaattttcgaagataatcATTACCCATAAcactacgaactcaaatatatgttttattccaaattccatgcccaaattcgtggtcaaaatccaaaattatcAATTCAAGGTTTTCCTCTTAAAATCCCAtaatttccatgaatttccatAAATTTTCATGTAAAAATCTGTATGTAGTCCAAGTATTTAACTTGTAATAGGTGGGAATCCCTTACCTTGTGTTGCTTGATGAAAATATCCCCTTTAAGCTTTCCAAAATTTCCCAAACCATGAGACAAAATGAGTGAAATGGGCAAAAATTCCGACTTTAAATAATCTGCCCGGGCCCGTCCTTCTTCTCGATCGCAGAaagaccttcgcgatcgcgaaggccaaaAATGCACTGCCTCCAAATTTCCTCTTCGCATTCACATCAACACTGTGTTCGTGATGCCTTTGGACCCTACTGCTTCGTGTTCAAGGTAGAAGCTCTGCGTTCGTGAAGGCTTAATGGCTCCAGGTCCTCAGCTCcccttccttcttcgcattcgcgacccCTGTGCCGTGTTTGCGTAGGCATGTTCCAGTTatcctccgcgttcgcgaccttcgtatcgcgttcgcgacctcCGTGTCACGTTCGCGTTGAGTAAAACCCTTCTCCCAAaatatccttcttcgcgaatgcgggagaccttttgcgttcgcgatgaacaacaCCAGCACCAACACCATCAACTTAGCCAAATTTGGTCTGAAACCACCCTGAAACATACCCGGGGCCCCcgagaccccgtccaatcacaccaaccagtcccaaaaaaTAACACGAGCCTGTTCTAGGCCTCAGATCACACAAAAAAAACATCGAAACCACGAATTatgcatcgattcaagcctaatgaactattaaacttctaacttccacatctgatgccgaaacctatcaaatcacgcccaattgatctcaaattttgcaccaagtcacatttgacattatagacctacttcaacttccgaaatcagaatccgaccccgatatcaaaaagtccgctcacgatcaaacttcccaaaaaccttcaatttccaactttcgccaaatgatcccgaaatgacctacggatctccaaatacacatccggacgcgctcctaagactagaatcaccatacagagctattcccaggctcggaataccaaatggacatcgataacattgaaatacacTTCAATCCAAATTCATATAATgctttcaaaatgccaactttccacaataatCGTCGTAATGCTCCCGGGTCATTCAAAATCTGATCcagacatatgcccaagtccaaaatcatcatacgaacctattggaacatTTAAA
This region includes:
- the LOC104246122 gene encoding putative receptor-like protein kinase At3g47110, with the translated sequence MVSSLQFKIPMPFCSFVFYLTLLPCLFTFALKFHSGNETDFQALLAIKAEITNDPYGILTTWNDSVHFCSWTGITCGHLHKRVTKLNLTSLDLVGTLSPYIGNLTFLTGLNLELNNFHGKIPPQVGGLFRLQHLNLTNNSFSGEIPMNLSHCSNLVMLRFGWNQLIGNIPFQFGSLQKLERFQVHYNNLSGLIPETLGNLSSIKSLSLAANNFDGTIPSSLGQLKSLNFLGLGINKLSGLVPAAIFNLSSLEIFTVPYNQLYGTLLSDLGFSLPNLKVLNIGHNWFTGHFPKSLSNASNLVELDANGSNFTGKVSIDFGGLSNLWWLILASNSIGNGKVDDLSFFNSLSRCRNLKVLDLSDCQFGGVLPDSIANLSTNLLSLRLGGNQLFGSIHSGIGNLVNLTELQLQKNNFSGSIPEVVGDLRMLQLVDLSENKLSGSIPSSISNMSRLYSLHLEKNELTGNIPLSFGNFQYLQDLDLSQNHLSGIIPNGVMSLSSLTVSLNLSDNRLSGPLSMEIGALNNLGKLDVSNNMLSGKIPSSIGRCITLESLILGGNFFEGTIPSSLSSLRGLEKLDLSRNNFSGQIPRFLQQISLKNLNLSFNQFEGQLPTEGVFSNATAISIFGNKNLCGGIPELKLPTCPNTESKGRDKSSSIKLMIPLLSGLLALVLIMSLVIIFRLRKARKESSLTSSPTGGFLLRVTYESLYRATNGFSSANLIGNGSFCSVYKGVLDPGERLVAVKVINIDQQGAFKSFVAECEALRNIRHRNLVKIYTACSTCDFEGNPFKALVYEYMPNGSLESWLHPTPEADASNNEVRILGLVERLNIAIDAACALEYLHHHCHKPIVHCDLKPDNILLDNDMTAHVADFGLAKFFSEAMSKYRPNQSSSIGMRGTIGYTAPEYSMGGKASPFGDVYSYGILLLEMFTGKRPTDNMFKDGLTLHNFAKMALPEINDEIVDPMLLPSSSSSREVQDEEEGIIDPDDSSVKQARECLISIIKIGVECSVESPRERIDIGDVVKELQLIRDILLASHAVQSSTSGSLRFEGSSSRSVTSNWHNFTSFRLP